A genomic region of Gemmata massiliana contains the following coding sequences:
- a CDS encoding c-type cytochrome domain-containing protein — protein MRWITAPVVLAASFVPTAMAQSPIPEPDLGADVRGIFAARCAACHGPDLVKPKGRFGYVLDLHKVANNPEMVVPSRPDESELWTLISRNEMPPSDSPQGPLTASEKERVRAWIAAGAPDARPATTSAPRAGASDTSANHVPAAPLPTTERVLRWLGKLHLLALHFPIALMLAAGAGELISIAKRSRVPAPGVQFCVTLAALAVVPTVIFGWLFAASGNGIGSSQLLFAHRWLGTATGVWVLITALGAERDAYRGLRGWDVRVGLAIGAVLVGLTAHIGGLMEHGSDFFAW, from the coding sequence ATGAGGTGGATCACCGCACCCGTAGTCCTGGCCGCTTCCTTCGTGCCAACGGCTATGGCCCAATCACCGATACCGGAACCCGACCTCGGCGCGGACGTTCGCGGGATCTTTGCTGCCCGATGTGCGGCCTGCCACGGCCCCGACCTCGTCAAGCCCAAGGGCCGGTTCGGGTACGTCCTCGATCTCCATAAAGTGGCGAACAATCCGGAAATGGTGGTTCCGTCGCGCCCGGACGAGTCCGAACTGTGGACACTCATCAGCCGAAACGAGATGCCCCCATCGGATTCGCCCCAGGGACCGTTAACCGCATCGGAGAAGGAGCGCGTCCGCGCTTGGATCGCTGCCGGCGCGCCGGATGCCCGCCCTGCCACAACGAGTGCCCCACGCGCGGGTGCGTCAGACACGAGTGCGAACCACGTTCCCGCGGCCCCACTTCCCACCACTGAACGAGTGCTCCGCTGGTTGGGGAAGCTCCACCTGCTGGCGCTGCACTTTCCGATCGCGCTCATGCTCGCCGCAGGTGCGGGTGAGCTCATATCGATCGCGAAGCGATCACGGGTACCGGCACCGGGCGTCCAGTTTTGCGTGACGCTGGCGGCGCTCGCGGTCGTGCCGACCGTCATCTTCGGGTGGCTCTTTGCGGCTTCGGGTAACGGGATCGGGTCGTCCCAACTACTCTTCGCACACCGCTGGTTAGGAACAGCGACCGGTGTGTGGGTACTCATAACGGCTTTGGGTGCCGAGCGCGACGCATACCGCGGGTTACGCGGATGGGACGTCCGCGTGGGGCTGGCGATCGGCGCCGTACTCGTCGGTCTTACCGCACACATCGGCGGGTTAATGGAACACGGTTCAGACTTCTTTGCCTGGTAA